One stretch of Maylandia zebra isolate NMK-2024a linkage group LG13, Mzebra_GT3a, whole genome shotgun sequence DNA includes these proteins:
- the LOC101480884 gene encoding gap junction alpha-5 protein, with the protein MADWSLLGNFLEEVQEHSTSVGKVWLTILFIFRILVLGTAAESSWGDEQEDFNCDTEQPGCENVCYDRAFPIAHIRYWVLQIVFVSTPSLIYMGHAMHTVRREEKRRNREEEGREEGGGEEDPGGGEGGGGGGEKQERKGERDGNEKNESHSAGRIRLRGALLQTYVLSILIRSIMEVVFLCLQYFLYGIFLNPLYVCKAWPCPHPVNCYVSRPTEKNVFIVFMLVVSAVSLVLSVLELHHLAWKHCCRRFLCSTKANKAANTSLSRQLSLSPPPPSTPPPDFNQCVTGSTHFLPLPFPNHRLANQQNSENMATEQNKMAAAVEEVNFLQMSCYSHGWQKTNDGQIQDGRYLRPDANCYTPESRDVGCVQIQNGGPDVLLHKDKRRYSKASGTSSRTRADDLAI; encoded by the exons GTGTGGCTGACCATCCTGTTTATCTTCCGAATCCTTGTTCTCGGGACAGCAGCTGAGTCATCGTGGGGAGATGAACAGGAAGATTTTAACTGTGACACTGAACAGCCAGGCTGTGAGAACGTCTGTTATGACCGAGCCTTCCCCATAGCACACATACGATACTGG GTGCTCCAAATTGTGTTTGTATCCACTCCCAGTCTGATCTACATGGGCCACGCTATGCACACTGTCCGCAGAGAGGAGAAAAGAAGGAacagggaggaggagggaagagaggagggagggggagaagaagacccaggaggaggtgaaggaggaggtggaggtggagagaAACAAGAGAGGAAAGGGGAACGagatggaaatgaaaaaaatgaaagtcaCTCAGCAGGTCGAATTCGCCTGAGGGGAGCGCTGCTGCAGACATATGTTCTGAGTATACTGATACGCAGCATCATGGAG GTggtgtttctgtgtcttcagtaCTTCCTGTATGGAATCTTTCTCAATCCTCTGTACGTCTGCAAG GCATGGCCATGTCCACATCCAGTTAACTGCTATGTCTCCAGACctacagaaaaaaatgtctttatagTGTTCATGTTGGTCGTGTCAGCTGTCTCTCTGGTCCTCAGTGTGCTTGAACTACATCACCTGGCATGGAAACATTGTTGCAG GCGATTCTTGTGCTCTACAAAAGCCAACAAAGCAGCCAACACCTCTCTGAGCCGACAGCTCTCTTTGTCTCCTCCACCACCATCGACACCACCCCCAGATTTCAACCAGTGCGTGACTGGCTCCACACACTTCCTACCCCTCCCCTTCCCCAACCACCGACTAGCAAACCAACAAAACTCTGAAAACATGGCTACCGAGCAGAACAAAATGGCAGCAGCAGTGGAAGAGGTAAACTTCCTCCAAATGAGCTGCTATTCGCATGGATGGCAGAAGACCAATGACGGTCAGATCCAAGATGGGAGATACCTGAGACCCGATGCTAACTGCTATACCCCCGAGAGCAGGGACGTCGGCTGTGTTCAGATCCAAAATGGTGGCCCAGATGTGCTGCTGCATAAGGACAAGCGAAGATACAGCAAAGCCAGCGGAACGAGCAGCCGAACTAGAGCAGATGACCTcgcaatttag